The following is a genomic window from Fusarium oxysporum Fo47 chromosome IV, complete sequence.
CTGCGCGGCCGGCGAATGGCTTCGATCATCTGTCCAGTTCCCAAGACCAACATCGAGTTCTAGCCACGAAAGGCGAAGTTGAAGCTCACATTCATCCTGATCTTCGCGCGCGAGCCAACCACGCACCGACAGCAAACATGATGCCCATTGTTCCTCCGTCTGGACATAGTCCAGGCGCATCTGCTGGCCCGTCAAGTGCTGCACTTGCTCCAGCGCCCCCAGCGCCTTTGTCGGCAGACGATCATATGGGAGACGGTCGCAAAGCAAAGCGGGAGCTATCCCAATCCAAGCGCGCGGCACAGAACCGAGCTGCACAAGTAAGTCAACCGAAGATGACTTGTTGACTGGCGCCGTCAGATCACCTTGCAATTGAGCTCCCGGGCTAACGATTCATTCAGAGAGCGTTCCGACAACGAAAGGAAGGCTACATAAAAAAGCTCGAGCAGCAGGTACGCGATTACACGGATATGGAACAGTCTTTCAAAGCAATGCAGGCGGAACATTACGCGCTTCGGGAGTATGTCGTTCATTTGCAAACGCGATTGTTGGAGACGTCAGGCGACTACCCCCCGCCCCCACCGAACGTGAACCttgctcctcctcagccagCATCGGCCCCAGCTATAACAGCTCCTGCTCCTCATGTCGAGCCTGCGCCTAGCAATCCAGCTGCAGGAACACCTTTGGAGGCTGTTGCGCAAGCAGTGGCTGGTCTTGCGGCTCAGGAACAAATCGAGCGTCAAAGGTATCCCTCGCCGCATTTCAAGGCTGAGCCTTTCAAAGTTGAGCCCAGTGCTGAGGATACAAGGACTGCTGACGAGATCAACAAGCAATTACAACACTCTGAGGAACCCCAAGCACAACAACCAGCGGTCTAGAGAACCGCATGATATCCATGTGCGCGGGGCTCAGCAACTGTTATTATGGCGTTAAGGAACCGATTGTCGTgatttaatatttataaagaGAGGGGCGTTCGGGTCTGTTTGTGTGAAACAAAGGCTCCTCGATCTTGCGGGCTTCGCTTGGCGAGTCTTGCGGTGTCCTTTCCGCCTTGCTACTGTTTACCTGGGCTGTCACGTTTACGGATGATATCACCAAGACGGTTATATTTTGTTAGTCCAGATGTCTACTCCTGTAATAAAAAATAAGTGTCCCGGGAAACACATTTAGTGTGCAGCAGCTGCCTGACGGTTTTGTGTGGAAGTGTCTATCGTTTTCTCCTTtggcttttttttttttttactcTTGACAAGAGATCCCTGATTAACGCAACATGTAAATTATTCTCATACCCCGAACCGCTCCTAATAAAGAACTCGCCTTTGACTCCAGATTTCCATCACTATACAATTTACGCATATGAGTTACCCATGTCGTGTTCCTATACATATTAGTAAGAGCATGCCGCTGGGGAATAGATTTGGACAAACCTTGATATATTCTGGACCCTTTTCTTGGTACTCTTCTTTCGAGATTTTTGCTGACTTCCAAGCGGATGTACCCACCCATCCAGCCGCTCCCTTCCAAGCATCTAATAGGGCGTCTTCGGCACGACGGACGGTCAGTGGTGCATCAGCGGGGAGGAGAGAACGAAGGCCCTCGCGAACACGATCGTCAAAGTTCTTGAACAGAGTGTTACCGCCTGTCAAAAAGACGTCGCGAAGGAAGTCATCGCGGTTAGGAACATTGCCGAGACGCTGGTTGAGAATATCACCGGCTATCTCAACAATGCCTGACTGGTCGACACCAGCAATGGAGGGGCGAAAGACAACCTCGGGAACACGGATTCGCTCAACGTTGAGATGAATTTGGTTGAGCTCGGCTTGTGAGGAGGGGTCGAAAGGTCGGGGACCTCGGGCAAAGGCGTGCAGGAGAGACTTCGACCAGTCAGACTGGGCTTCGTGGGTGTGCTCGTACTCAAAGTCAGGATCATAACGTAAAAGGTCCTGTTCTAGTGACTTGAGAGTCGAATGGaggtcttcctcttcatgCTCGTCATCACTGTTGTCACCAACGGCGATTTGGCGGTAGACACCCcagtcatcatcgtcagcaCCAAAattgtcatcatcaccgccaCGTCTTCGCTTCTTGGTCGGATTGTCCGATGCGAGATTGGCGATGCTCTTCATGCGAATCTGAGAGGCGAGGGATTTACGGTTGCCCAGGTCCTGCTTTAGTCGCTCCCGTTCCTTCATTTTTTGCAGCGTCTCAGCACGTCGTTGACGCTTCTCATCGAGCCAGTTCTCGAGGTCATTCTCTCGTCGTTCAGTATCGGCACGCTCTTCCTCGATGACACGAGCCTTCTCTGCTTCCTTCTCTGCCTTCGCACGTGCTCGAGCCTCGTGGTTGGATTTGAGGAGACGCTGTTGACGCTTTTGCTTGATCTGggcctcatcaagctggTCGTCGGGTatgtcaagaagatcgaAGTTAGGTTGTTCTTGCTCCTCCTCTGGATCACCACCAACGTCCTTTGTCCGGGCCTTCTTGATAGCCTTTTCTAAATCTCTGATGATCTTTTCCAATTGGTTCTCATCTTTAATGTCGTTGCTGTCAAGTTGGCGCCgaatctccttcttggtctgaTCTGTGATGTTTCTTTGCAATTGCTTGTAGTATTCCAGATCTTGCTCTTTCTTCATCAATTTCTCCAGGCGCATCTTAGCCGCCTGCTGTTGAAGTCTTCGTCCACTCTCTTTCTTGCGCTCTGCTATCCTGGCCAACTCTTCTTCACTCTTCTGCACAATCACTTCTTCTGTGAAGGGATATTGCATGACAATATCGCGATCCTCGAGTCCTGTCCATTCGAGATAATCGGCGAGCTCATTGTCATAGTCCCGGGATACATAGCCATGGTCCCGTAGCATGTGTTCTGCCTGTGAGACGTTAAGCTTCCCAGCGAAGGCCGGGTATTTGAGTCGAATGAGTTTGAGGAGATATTCAGCGTTGTGATAGCCTCCCCAGTTCAATCGTGTGGCCTGTCCGAGTAAGGCTTTCGAGTTGTATACAGGAATTACGTGAGTGGATGTATATGATGATGAAACCACGAGACcagtcttgcccttgttgTGTCGGTATGAAAAGAGTGAATCGATTCCGTAGGCTAGCGAAGGCGCGCCGTAGCATTCGAAGATGATTTCAGTCATGGCTAAGAACTTCAGTATAAACTTGCGGGAATGAAACGTTCCACGTACATTTTCTTGAGTAAGGGAGATTGGCAACGGCCTCTGTCATAACAATTGGCACTTCAATGGCACCGTCTGCGTCATTCATACCGAGCTTCAGGAAAATGTAATCGAGCACATGCTCCATCACATCCCAGTTACTGACAATTCCTGTACCAGCCTCAAAGGCGCCTCGAATGTGACCTCGCGCGGTCGTGTCGGCATAGCAATCTGagccagcaaaagaaaaggTCTTGCCCAGTTTTCGGTCGCGGTATTTGGCCATAATCGGAGGGATACTGAACCTTGGCTTCGAATCGAAAGACCAGCCAGCGCGCACGGCAGACGATCCTAAAGATGAAATGTCAATTGCCAGCCATCGCAAACCCCTTGCACTCGAAGCTCACCATTATCAATGACGATGGCAGCGCTATCAGGCTGTTTCAAAGCGCGTTCGCGGCCATCCTTTGTAGGTTCAATATAATTCTCGAAGCGTGTCTCCTTGACGGGGAAGATCTTGGCGGGAGGATATGTCTTTTGTTCGGGCGCCTTGATGGCGGGCTCATCGATGGCCGAGGGAGCCATGATTGCGAATAGGATGGTTGGATGGAGTTTACAAGTAAGGGACAGAAGTCATGACGGGAGGAACAAAAAGGTTTAGGTTGGTCGATGTCTGACTCTAGTGGCCAATTGTCTGTCAGACTCGCAAAATACGGAGCTTCGTTGTTGGAAATTGAGAAGGTGTGAGGCTACAAGGCTGATCTAGGCCGTGTCGTTCAATCCCGGGATCCACTTACGCGACAATGCAAGTGATGCAGTGAGAGACGACACACTATCGACCTCCCAATGAGCCGAACACGTGCAGAGATTGTAATATCTTCCATAGATGCAAGGCAAGGCTGTCAGATACCTTAGTTGGCTTGCCCCGATTAGATATTCGGTGATACACTGTCAAGCATGGCCTGTCATCATTATAGACAGGTTTATACGGAAGGTAATTTAGGCAAACAGTAGGTCAAGGTAAGGTAGGCAAGCTTGGTTCTGCTAAAGCAAGCTTCCTGTCAAATTCCTTGCAAAacttcctttcttttttggAAGAGTTGGCAGTAAGTCATTATTTCATGTACAGTCGTGCGCCATCATATATGCAAAAACTCCAGCCTAAGCCACCCATGTTGACACTCAGTTCGGCGGCTTGAGGTTGTCCGTGGCTAACCAATATCATCAGCGGTCGCAAACACATCATCATACGAAAAACACTCACCCTCCAGATGAAATAGAACGTTCGATTGGTAGTTCTTGAACATTTGCGCAACCAATTCAACGTTCATGTTCTGAATATTGATGTCCTGAAGCGACGTATTAGTCATGTAATTGATGTAAAATGCAACTCTACTGACCTGAAGGCTCTTATTCATAACAACGACAGCTTCGTTGAGCTTTTCCTACATGTCATTAGTATCCATCTCTGACGAGTTCAGCTTCGCCGAACATACCACATTGGTAATGATACGGGAAAGCAGTAGGTTCTGCTGGTGCTCATGAGGGGATTCCTATAAATCAGTCAGGTAAGGCTTCAGAGCGATATATTGTCGCAGTTCTCATGAATCTTACCATTTCAGCGGGCTATTGGTTTTAATGTGATAAAAAGACGCTCGAGGCAGTATTCCTAGTTGGTGGCAGGCTCTGTTTACTTTATGCCATGTTTGGGCACCTCGCTGTTTGTCAGAGCTCCAAGCTAGGAATACGGTGAAGCACGGCAGAATCTCCAACGCGACAAGCTCATGACTGCGACAACCAAGAGACCTTAAACCAAAGCACTTTTTCCTGCATTCATCACCGATTGCGAAACAAGTCTGTAAAGCCGTTGACACCTTTCGAGCCAACTTCGATAAAATTTCGATACCAGCTATCCAGAAACAAGACACAATGGCCGCCCCAACCGAGGCGCAAATCGCCCATCAAGAGCTTATAGAGAAGCTTGACATTCACTCCACCCATAAGAACTTCCGCAGTCCGGCCTGGAAGCCCAACCAGCGTCGaaacaagaacctcaaggCCATCGTCGGTGATGCTTCCCGAAGAGAAGCCTCAGCTCTTGGCACGCCGATGGACGCGAGTGGTATTGCTACGCCAGCCGATGATGGACTCTCAACAAGCGGTACAAGCACGCCAGCCACCGAGAGTGGCAAGGAGCCCCCAAATCTGGCACAAGCATCGCGGAACCTGTCTAAGCTTGTCCTCGAGAAGAGCCTCAAACCAACAGGCGGTGTGTCGGCTCCAACTGCCACTTACACAAACATCGAATCGGCACCATCACTCGCGCATAACAAACACTACTGTGACGTGACTGGACTACCGGCTCCCTACCTCGACCCCAAGACGCGACTTCGCTATCACAATAAGGAAGTGTTTGGCCTCATTAGGACGCTACCTCAGGGTGTGGCAGAGCAGTTCCTCGAGGCTCGTGGTGCTCATACAGTCCTTAAGTGAGCATGGCTCAAGTTTGGGATACCCATTTAATGAAATTGCGAAAACCTCAAAAACCAACGAGGCCCGGAAACCTGTCTTACGGGTTTCATGCGAGGAATCACCAGACATATGCACGTGATACAAAGATACCATTTTAAGAGTACAAATAGGAGTGTCCGACCAACAAAGTCAAGCCCCAACTATGCACCCTTAGCCTTTCGGCCAAGGGATGGCAATTGACGCTCCGGCTTAATCGTGATCATGAGCTTGTTCTCTGCCTAGGTCGACAGACTACCGAGAACGTATGGGGAAGAAACGAATCTCAGTTGCCAGGGCGAAGAGCGCCGCTGGCCGTCGCGGCAGGGACAGGAAATCTGTCAGAAGGAAATGTATAGTGAGGTGTTCGATAGAATGAATCAAACGTGTTGTTTCTCAACgagcttctttttctttggcAAACGATTGAAAACCATTTGACAAGGTTTCAGTGATTTGCACTGCAATCATATTGGATTGCCGTAGGCCAAGAGCGTTTAGTCGTGAGTCATTTCCAACTCTCagtggaagatgaagaaagtTGCAAGTCTTGTGAGATCGGTCCTTAAGCAAAATTTCAAGACAATCCACGCTCGCCCACTTTCACGCAGCACAGCCAATAGCTACGAAGCAGCTCCGGGCACCACCTAAACCCCGTTTGGAACAGCCCTGTCAATCGCATGTAAACCCCTGGAACGTGTCCTCGAGGGAAGCAGAGCTGGTGACGAAAAAAGGAAACATTTCAGTAATTTGGCCTCAGTTATTTCTCCCTGCTCTCATTCTCGCCCTTTTCCCAGTCGAAGCTCCATTGTGCGCTTTACCATCGGAACCATCAATACCGATCGAATTTATCAATCAAATCAGCGATACACAGAACCGCAAAGATGTCGATGTGGTTGACAGATACTCAAAGTACGCCTTATCTTACACTGGCACGCGAGTTGCGATCATAAGCACTGCAACGATGCGCTACCCCTTAGACGGGAGATTACTCGATATGGACGAAAGCTGACCGTTTGCGATAGAAATTGGAGTTGTTTTCTGCTCCGGCGGTGCGTTTACGCCTGCGCCTGCACATGGTTAAGATATGGAGGCTGACGTTTATTCTAGGAGGCTTCTTCCTGATAGGAGGTGTCATGCTATTCTTCGACCGATCTATGTAAGTATTGACAGATTCAATCATTTAGCGGTTTTATTTGCTGACTTCTATGCAGGCTTGCTATGGGAAATGTATGACGACCTCTTCCCTTCCTCTATCATAGCGAACAAGCGATTGCTAACGACCGACGTACAAAACAGATCCTCTTCCTTATCGGCTTGACAATCATCATCGGACCTCAAAAGACACTTCTGTTCTTCGCCCGCAAGCAAAAAGCAAAGGGCACGGCGGCATTCTTCCTAGGCCTGATCCTTATTTTCATGAAGTGGACCTTCATTGGGTTTATCGTTGAAGCATACGGCATAGTGGTCCTGTTTGGAGATTTCCTGGGGACAATTGCTGGCTTCGCGCGAGGCTTGCCTGTCGTAGGACCGTATATTGGAATGATCGTCGATAGGATAGGCCTTGGAAGACGGAACGCCGAGCTTCCTGTTTAGATGCTCCTGAGCCTAGCAGACACTTTTGTGCATCACCCGAACGAGAACAAGATTCATCACGTGTAAAAGGCATTCGACGACACACGTCTAGCAAGAGTTGAATGGCGGAGTTCAAGAAAAAATATTGGGTTGGAATCGGCGTTAATGACATAAAGAACTATCATGAGTACCTATAATAAGATGGACAAAAGTACTGTACATCACGGATACGAACGGAGAATAAACGATAAAAGCAGTTGTAATGGAGAGTCGAGTTGGCTGACATTTGATGATCATTTCAAATCTGGCATACAGGTGACAGGTTCTGGAGGGCACTCGGATTGCCTATATGCAGAATCGTGTAGAAACAAAGTCGTCCGACCGATTTTTGGTCAAATAAGGAAAATGTCCTCCCCCAGGTAACACACTCGAGCTCATAGCCCAGTGCTCTAAAACAAAGGCGCTCTTCTCGGCATAAGCTCGTTATAGCTGCGTTGACTGTCCGCTCCACGGACAAACAGCGTTTCCCTGGCGCTTCTCACAGATGATTCCGTCCAGACCCTTGCCTCACACACTGAATGTCTAGTATCCTGACTTGATGAGGTAGTCGGCAAGACCTTCGACGGTAGAGGTGGCGTTGCCGGCGACCTGGGCCTCACCGTGGTGGCCGATGACGATGGCCTGGCCAGTCTTCGCAACAGCAACACCGAGGCGGCCCTATTGTGATAAAGAAGTTAGTCAAAGGAGATGGGACTCGTGAGTTGGGCGTCGTACCGATCGGGCGTAGATACTCCGGTCCTCGGCTCGGGCCATAACGTAACGCTCGCCGGCAATGTAGAGACCCTCAGCGAAAGCCTTGTCCTTGGCAGCCGAGTCACCGCCGACGATGGCAGAGATggccttcatctcctcaggcttgagCTATAGTGGGGTTACAAGGTCAGTTTTGTTCATTAACGAAGGGCTAGCCCATCGATCCGAGAGGTTGAGTCGGTGAAGGAGGGTTTGCTGTACCTGGAGgtcaggagaagaagcccaggCGCTGTCGCCAGCAGCACTGATGATGGCGCCCTTGTCAATGTGACCGGAGCCGACGAGGCTATCGAGACGGAAAATGTCAGCATTCAATCGGTATCCGTGCCGGAAAGCATGATAATAGCTTATGATCAAGAGTTATGGGATCGATTGTATATACCTTGAGTCAATGTATGCTATATCGATGTAAAAGTCACCATGTCAGCTTTTTTGTCCAACTTCAAGTTAGGGTTTCGAGATAGAGGTATTTGGAGGCGGTGATGAGGAACAAGGACGATGGCGGGGGAGGGGGAAATCCATAGCGGGACGGTGTAGGATAGTAGAGACAGTGAGAAACTGACCTTGCCACGACATAGTGATGTGAGATGTGTGAAATTATAGGAACTGGGTGGTTGCAAGTAGGACGAGAAAGATGAGAGTTGCGACGCGAGGGCAAGAAGGTTTAGAGGTGAGGTTTGTTTTGGCGGGGGAGGTTGTCGACTGCTCTGATGTGGTGATTCTTTGGAGCTTTGCCCCTCCAGGCCGCCATGAGTCCCCGCCAAAAAATGTTATCAAGCTCCAATGCTGTCCAATGAGTATTGGATACTTTTGTCGGTGACAGCACATCAGTCATGAGACTGGTACTGTGTACTTGCAAACCCAACGATTCTCAAATATGTCGGTCGGCAtgatcagcagcagcatgCTTTCATGTCACGCATTTTTCTGCATTCCGAGATCACTTGCCTGTGTGACGTTCGATCCAGGCACGCAGAGGCTGTTGACTCAGCAGTAAAGATGAGAGATCGTTGGACCTAACCTATACCTAGTGGAAGCTATTCGATTTTCGACGTCACTATAGAGCTTGAACTGGCGTTGAAGCTACGGGAAACGACTCTGGACGGCCCGTTGCTACTGCAGACGGCAATATCCGCCAAGACTCATGTGCCCTTGGTCCATGTTCGCTTCTAGGAACTACCTAGTAGACGAgtgccaacaccaagaactaATATCGCAAGAGGATCTAATTGTGGTTACGCTTAACGCCCACTTAACCGCTGGCAGTTGAGAGTTCATCGAATGTTTCATATTCGCATTAGTTGTCGTGTGACGAGGGTAGCTTTCGGTAGCGCTGGCAATGTTTAGAGATTGATCAGGTCAACTGCCGTCAAACATGGAGGTTCTGATTCTCGAACGTTGGTTGTTGAGTCAATGAGCTTAAGCTTAACGCTATCTGACTTCATTAGGTTGAGGTCGGATTTATCTGTTAGATCGACCATGACTATTGGAAAAAACAGCAAATAGTGTCCGTAGATGTTCCTGAGAGTAAGGAGCCGTTTGAAAGCTCCAAGCCACTAAGTCTTGTCACAACTGCCAgctttcatcatcaaacagGTATTTTGTAACCGAAAGTCAGTCTTCAGAGTTTGTATCTCGGTTATCCAAACGCTTCTAGTAAAGCCAGGAAACTTTGAAATGAGGCCCACGAGAGACGAACTCTAAGCGAAGCACAGGCCGGATATTGGTTCAAGAGACTTTTTACTTACTCAACAGCAGCTCATCGACAAAGCTCCTAGGTGATATCCAAGCTCCAATAACCTTGGTGTTTCATGTCTTAAGAGACGTATTAAGAACAATAGCATTGCCGATAACTCTATGGAGCCGGAGTCACCCGTAGTGAAACAGACGTCGCCGTTCTCCTTCGTCAAGGACACTCTGAAGCTTCGAATGTAACTCTTCTGGACATGCTCAGACGACTTCTAGGAAACAGTCTGATGATACGAACCTACACTTTGTCTTCTCTAGGGTATGTGAGCCTAGTTTCCTCCTTGGCCCGTGCTGGTTGTGCTACAATTGGAAATTGGCAATCTGAGACGAGCTGTAGAGGCCCTAGCCGTGACATGAAACGGCGAGTTGAATGGGCAAAAACCCCTGAGGATTATTTTACTTCATTCCACCTTTCTTACGGCTGTATCGCTTATTGTTCGGTGACGATCCAATCACTCACAACGGAAGCCTTATATCCTCAATTTCCCCCTTTGGGCACATACATCCATCCAGCCGATGTTACTGAGCACGGCCCAGATTCAGCTCGACAACCAGCCCTACTGTAAATTGGATGGATCGGGTGCAATTGAATCCTCCCGCTGTCCAAGAGAGATGAAGAGCGTTGGACAGACGCGCCGAGTGAGGCCAATGGCCAGCCCACGAACCGCGCGCAACTTAGGTTCAAGTTCCGTGCCGCCACCTGAAAATTCTAGAAGACGGGTCAGCCAACTTATTCGCTCACTGCTATGATTAACGGTCTTCTGATGGGTGGTTGCATGCTTTGCAGTGGAGGTTTGCCTGCAGTAGTTTTCGAAAGCTTGTGTTTCATAGAGGGCTGTGACAGGGTGGATATTGTTTGGGATACTCCGCGGCTTGTTCCTCTAATCTAAAAACCAGCTCAGCACATGCCCCATACTTGAGCATCATGCAAGTGCCGTTAAAGTAATACGGCGCAGTAAATGAGGTATCGTACACGAGACCCTTCCAGTGCTCGTTGGCTGAGAGGAAGGTTACAGTGTCGTGTTAATACAGCCTAGCTGTTTGTCTTTCTTGACAACGAACATTTACAGGGATCGGATCCTTTTTCGTCCCTCGTTGACAGGTGACTACGATTCAGTTCTCAGGATCGTCCACATGAATCGCTGTCACATTATGTCTGTGAGTCTTGTTGTTACAGAAGTTACCAGCCTTGGCCGTAAGTCCGTGTGAATGGGTTGTGTGTGTCATCGGGATCAgcgttgatgttgaagatccCAGCAACCGCGTAGATTGCCGCGTTCGCCGACGGAGACACATTTTCTGTACATGTACCCATCTCAAGGCTTATAGAGCCTCGttgctattattatagctagCGCCTCTATTATCACCACTCTCGTACGTTGCGTTGCGGCGGCTAAGGTTACTTCTAAAAAGTGCCACAAGCAGTGAAACCTCAACTAGACAACCAACGAACCGCATAATTATTTCTCTCAAAGCATTAAATGAACCTCCAGGTTTGACGACTCTGACACACGACACTGGGGTCTCTTAGAACCCCAAGGACCCACTCCTTGATATGCTTTCGACAGGGGGCCCCCTAGTCAAAGTAGTTCCTTGGCCGTGGCAGCCGTTGCAGAGAAAGTTGAAGCAATCAATGCCATCGGGCGTTAAAGATTTCAAAGTCAGCATTCAGGAACCGTCGTCCCATCAATCTCAAACATTGACCAAAGCCTCTTAGCTTGTTTCCCAAGACCGATCCTTGTAAATGTCAAAATGGGGTGTCTCTTCAAAATCTCTGTCGTTGGACAGATGATAAGCTGACGTTTCTTCTCTCTCATGCCCGTTTGCATACATCTCATTTTGCTTCATCTGAGGCGTGGCAACCAATCCGGGGATCGGCTCTTGGACATCGAAATTGCTCTTGCGCTTATTACATCCCATCCTTGCactccatcgtcatcttggACCCAGTTCCCTGCTTGTTGCCGGCCGTTTAACCGCATTCGTCTCGATTCTCATCAACGGCTTCATACGATAGGCTTCCGTGAAAGGCGGGGTGGTCCCTGTGAGACGAGGGTCAGTTCTTGTCCAAAAATCATCGCAGGCTTTGTTAAAGAGGATCCTGGTCCCTGAGAAAGTCGGTCCTTGGTGAACCGTCTTCTGTGTCAGACCCTGTCGATACAGGGAACTAATCAGTCAAAACAAAGGCCTTTTATCCTCTAAATCCAAGCATAGATCTCGCCCCCGCGCTGCATTgggctttgctttgcttcaCCCACTGTTTGTGTGTCAATCTATTCTAGACGCTTTACAAAACGACCCCCTCGTGCGGTCGCGCGACAGATTTCAGTCATGGCTACAAATCTGTCACGGGCTGCTACTGTATCGGCTGCCTCCGGATATCAACGTCGTAGGGGAAGCTTCACCGCCGACTGGACAGACAGTCATTCTCTTTCCAAACATTCATTCGACAAGCGGGTTTCCAGAGACGATCTTGCACTCATTCTCAAGAGCTCAAAGAAGGGCAACGTGACGGCGTTTCATATACCGATCCATGGCCGACTTCCATCCCCCGAACACAGCCCGCGAACCTCGTCACTGACGAGAACGACTTGGGTGCGAACTTCAACTCCGGATTCTATGATAGATTCTGGTGAGACTGGTGTTATTGCTGTTGGTATGGCAATTGGAAGTCCAACGCAAATGGGAGACTTTGCGCCGGCGCCCTGGAATCCACAGAACAGAGCCATGAATGCAGTCGTCGACATCCCGGAGCCGATACCAGAGCCTGCGCCAGAGCCTGTCGATGACACTCAGCAGAAGGCTCGTAAATGGGGCCTTTTTCGATCAAAATCGAAGCGAGCCACACGGCCAGAGAAGCCCCAACGATCTATGACGGAGAGTGTCAATACTTCTACCACATCATTAGGTTCTTCTGGAATGCC
Proteins encoded in this region:
- a CDS encoding DASH complex subunit Dad4 codes for the protein MESPHEHQQNLLLSRIITNVEKLNEAVVVMNKSLQDINIQNMNVELVAQMFKNYQSNVLFHLEATDNLKPPN
- a CDS encoding Got1/Sft2-like family-domain-containing protein, which produces MSMWLTDTQKIGVVFCSGGGFFLIGGVMLFFDRSMLAMGNILFLIGLTIIIGPQKTLLFFARKQKAKGTAAFFLGLILIFMKWTFIGFIVEAYGIVVLFGDFLGTIAGFARGLPVVGPYIGMIVDRIGLGRRNAELPV
- a CDS encoding profilin, yielding MSWQAYIDSSLVGSGHIDKGAIISAAGDSAWASSPDLQLKPEEMKAISAIVGGDSAAKDKAFAEGLYIAGERYVMARAEDRSIYARSGRLGVAVAKTGQAIVIGHHGEAQVAGNATSTVEGLADYLIKSGY
- a CDS encoding YL1 nuclear protein C-terminal domain-containing protein, producing MAAPTEAQIAHQELIEKLDIHSTHKNFRSPAWKPNQRRNKNLKAIVGDASRREASALGTPMDASGIATPADDGLSTSGTSTPATESGKEPPNLAQASRNLSKLVLEKSLKPTGGVSAPTATYTNIESAPSLAHNKHYCDVTGLPAPYLDPKTRLRYHNKEVFGLIRTLPQGVAEQFLEARGAHTVLK